One genomic window of Aptenodytes patagonicus chromosome 3, bAptPat1.pri.cur, whole genome shotgun sequence includes the following:
- the DTL gene encoding denticleless protein homolog, producing the protein MLCRALLCRASAAPPRRSSPLPLQHLLDTYQCSQEDDHLSYGETGMPVPPFGCTFSTAPNLEHVLAVANEEGFVRLYDTEAQTTSKLIFKEWQAHSNAVFDLAWVPGEHRIVTASGDQTAKVWDVRVGELLGICKGHQCSLKSVAFSRFEKAVFCTGGRDGNIMVWDTRCNKKDGFYRQVNQISGAHNVVDKQTPSKPKKKRQNLRGLAPLVDFQQSVTVVLFQDEHTLISAGAVDGVIKVWDLRKNYAAYRQDPVPFKSFCYPGTSTRKLGYSSLVLDSTGANLFANCTDDSIYMFNMTSLRTIPVAVFSGHQNSTFYIKSSTSPDDQFLVSGSSDCNAYIWKVSEPSLPPRILLGHSQEVTSIAWCPSDFTKIATCSDDNTVRIWRLQRRPEEEKSAFSKINLVGWVIQKKPEEQRGAGPPTSPQSTPAKAFTVGSPCISSPRPAACAPIYSGDLPLSTNTPTGALKTQMAAACTPAKQSGASPRASPKLIPSSKMSIKHWVTRTPCSSPPEVGKKAPSPRKALAEVTQGFLEATCPPKAPQSPFEKRAKRRLDCSKGDDAGQKCLQACSCVTELDHAAKKSKLNLCDLAADQKACDEGSLSLADLDNDHEGSSHSPKEPSFPGSCINPSGVQTPPHLFKSLCGKDTEVVDKENSSPERKNWLSALGEKLRTGRAGSQSASNSPPSSCSPGAKRQEAVAAATSLKTAATTSVSMRKICTYFHRKPQNN; encoded by the exons ATGCTGTGCCGCGCGCTGCTCTGCCGCGcctcggccgcgccgcccc GTCGGTCCTCGCCGCTTCCCCTGCAGCATCTCTTGGATACCTACCAGTGCAGCCAAGAAGATGACCACCTGTCTTACGGGGAAACGGGAATGCCGGTCCCTCCTTTCGGCTGCACCTTTTCTACAG CCCCGAATTTGGAGCATGTACTGGCAGTTGCAAATGAAGAAGGATTTGTTAGACTGTATGATACTGAAGCTCAAACCACCAGCAAGCTCATCTTTAAGG aATGGCAGGCTCACTCAAATGCTGTATTTGACCTTGCCTGGGTACCAGGGGAACACAGGATT gtcACTGCTTCAGGAGATCAGACAGCCAAGGTGTGGGATGTGAGAGTCGGGGAGCTTCTTGGCATATGCAAAGGTCACCAGTGTAGTCTCAAGTCAGTTGCTTTTTCTAGATTTGAGAAAG ctgtCTTCTGTACTGGAGGCAGAGATGGAAACATCATGGTTTGGGATACCAGATGCAACAAGAAAG ATGGATTTTATAGGCAGGTGAATCAAATCAGTGGAGCACACAATGTGGTTGACAAGCAGACTCCTTCCAAACcaaagaagaagaggcagaatcTAAGAGGACTTGCTCCCTTGGTG gatTTCCAGCAGAGTGTAACTGTGGTGCTGTTTCAGGACGAGCATACTCTTATCTCTGCAGGAGCTGTTGATGG TGTGATCAAAGTATGGGACTTGCGCAAGAACTATGCGGCTTACCGTCAGGACCCGGTGCCTTTCAAGTCTTTTTGCTACCCTGGAACCAGCACTCGCAAACTTG GATATTCTAGCCTGGTTTTGGATTCCACCGGTGCTAATCTGTTTGCTAACTGCACTGATGACAGTATCTACATGTTCAATATGACGAGTTTAAGGACCATTCCAG TGGCGGTTTTCAGCGGGCACCAGAATTCAACCTTTTACATCAAATCCAGCACCAGCCCAGACGACCAGTTCCTGGTCAGTGGCTCGAGTGACTGCAACGCATACATCTGGAAG GTTTCTGAGCCTAGCCTTCCTCCACGGATACTCCTTGGTCACTCTCAAGAAGTTACCTCCATTGCTTGGTGTCCTTCAGACTTCACTAAG ATTGCCACGTGCTCTGATGACAACACTGTGAGGATTTGGCGCTTACAACGTCGTCctgaggaggagaaatcagcATTCAGCAAAATCAACTTGGTGGGCTGGGTCATTCAGAAGAAACCAGAAGAACAACGTGGAGCAG GACCGCCAACCAGCCCACAGAGTACTCCTGCCAAGGCCTTCACAGTGGGCAGCCCCTGCATTTCCTCGCCACGGCCAGCTGCCTGTGCTCCCATTTATTCTGGAGACCTTCCCCTGTCTACAAACACTCCGACGGGCGCTCTCAAAACCCAGATGGCCGCAGCCTGCACCCCAGCCAAGCAGAGTGGAGCCAGCCCACGCGCTTCTCCCAAACTGATCCCTTCCTCCAAAATGTCCATTAAACATTGGGTTACAAGGACTCCGTGTTCTTCTCCTCCAGAAGTGGGGAAAAAGGCTCCTTCTCCTAGAAAAGCCCTGGCAGAAGTCACCCAAGGTTTCCTGGAAGCTACTTGCCCTCCTAAAGCCCCACAATCGCCATTTGAAAAGCGTGCCAAGAGAAGGCTTGACTGCAGCAAGGGGGACGATGCGGGGCAGAAGTGTCTGCAGGCCTGTAGCTGTGTGACTGAACTGGACCATGCGGCTAAGAAATCCAAGCTGAATTTATGTGACTTAGCTGCAGACCAAAAAGCTTGTGATGAAGGCTCTCTCAGCCTGGCTGACCTGGATAACGACCACGAAGGCTCCAGCCACAGCCCAAAAGAGCCTTCCTTTCCTGGAAGCTGTATTAATCCATCGGGCGTTCAAACTCCCCCCCATCTTTTCAAATCTCTGTGCGGGAAAGACACTGAGGTAGTAGATAAAGAGAATAGttcacctgaaagaaaaaattgGTTGTCTGCTCTGGGAGAGAAGCTCCGgactggcagagctggcagccagaGCGCGTCAAACAGTCCCCCGTCATCTTGCAGTCCCGGTGCCAAACGACAAGAGGCTGTGGCAGCGGCCACTTCACTGAAAACT gctGCAACCACTTCAGTTTCCATGAGGAAGATCTGCACATACTTCCACAGAAAGCCACAGAATAACTGA